A genomic window from Lycium barbarum isolate Lr01 chromosome 4, ASM1917538v2, whole genome shotgun sequence includes:
- the LOC132635640 gene encoding uncharacterized protein LOC132635640 isoform X2 — protein sequence MENSATSVRTGAISIGLNLPMPVKEKGDCQHFCLRQYVAEMKKKDMQICSPFGSSSKPEEKLPPLDTSDGGGTGSEGVRIEKIGDPATEVIASKQCSAREIEPKSPVANPSNSSTKIAVTEPIPSNDGNDKAALHDSRDSEIDPEKEKSSRNGQRSTSNTSDQIVLGGSKEKALNMRNVKLCRSPSLGSRKGTEKTPKMRLLTDLLSEKVNLETSHANAERFSANTISLVPSETVAQPKDNVSVLENVGKGIKISRKKRNMSQEDASKLGMNLDGKMAKRMKALNQNQNAERSPMEIKVTDSRSGENGSDRERLQSGSRSVKNKHISDKDSGVSRKKHKQAQVVGGYSHQMPLEGKDSTGIVTSGYGANILFQLSHASPSTGKVECRLRNNNELLQGKERDFGLSLNSNKLLEVRHASSHMNVVPDKNLRRDGLSKGKNVVQLPIGMGMVTPQPEKELSIIGKLDRSLNSFRDAQKHVKNDTIQSKNTTNWPLVLQKGNKSCDLFRSNVSECVPSQSSRKGVNSLVPNVFEPGKSLRKAAKSLFRRPHVSETDQSLRKGVKPLVRKTNVPETRQTSRKGMIFDLNQGISQTPPMWQEIQSSSDLLQRGNLQVQKPTETARNQYARSHPQTQSNLTIERNRNGGLRWLHPGSTSFYPVHANVNADVGALRGNVLHLSNVKANSTEMAHVQEMQFKLFGASTQIQQRPSNAVQVSAPVPAKWGLQHGEGPKPVWFPTGQNISFGHDNPKTVLEQPSGSVQKGRTISDIKTKESHCSNKTGNPGVGPSNFKQRPFSPCINHPPIQSILFNGSFLSYNKSSSVHMSGYAAGQSSQQPIPYFNAQESLQPQVQEEKRKCRAPARLGGTNLSQSRGLLRTIRVPESRGIFGASCSKVVPLQDDNAYKSLNAEGCSTRVAVLPVSRIPEKAEKDPPCLFNQNPADIAHADDETYMRTVTDQRVRDKSELKEKTGHAHLDGRKRQRRKERPGRMPLACRAS from the exons ATGGAGAATAGCGCCACGTCGGTACGAACTGGAGCGATATCGATAGGTCTTAATCTTCCAATGCCGGTGAAGGAGAAAGGAGATTGTCAGCATTTTTGTCTACG TCAATATGTTGCTGAGATGAAAAAGAAGGACATGCAAATTTGTTCACCTTTTGGATCAAGCAGTAAGCCCGAGGAGAAACTTCCTCCTCTAGATACTAGTGACG GTGGTGGAACTGGATCTGAAGGTGTTAGAATAGAGAAGATTGGCGATCCAGCTACCGAGGTGATAGCATCTAAGCAATGTTCAGCTCGAGAAATAGAACCTAAGAGCCCAG TTGCTAATCCGTCGAACAGCAGTACAAAGATTGCAGTTACCGAGCCAATTCCCTCAAATGATGGAAATGACAAAGCAGCTCTTCATGACAGTAGAGATAGTGAAATTGATCCAGAGAAAGAAAAAAGCTCTCGAAATGGACAGAGATCTACTTCAAACACTTCAGATCAAATAGTTCTTGGTGGCAGCAAAGAAAAGGCTCTTAATATGAGAAATGTCAAGTTATGTAGATCACCTTCTCTTGGATCGAGAAAAGGAACTGAAAAAACTCCAAAAATGCGGTTGCTGACTGACTTGTTAAGTGAAAAAGTCAATTTGGAGACGAGTCATGCCAATGCAGAACGATTTTCAGCGAATACCATTTCCCTGGTGCCTTCTGAGACAGTTGCTCAACCTAAGGATAACGTGTCTGTTCTTGAAAATGTAGGCAAAGGTATCAAGATTTCTCGGAAGAAAAGGAATATGTCTCAAGAAGACGCCTCCAAGTTAGGGATGAACCTAGACGGTAAGATGGCTAAAAGAATGAAGGCgttaaatcaaaatcaaaatgcTGAGAGGAGTCCCATGGAAATTAAAGTTACTGATTCACGTTCAGGAGAGAATGGATCTGATAGAGAACGTCTACAGAGTGGTAGCAGAAGTGTGAAGAATAAGCATATAAGTGACAAGGATTCTGGAGTAAGTAGAAAGAAACATAAGCAGGCTCAAGTTGTCGGTGGATATTCTCATCAAATGCCCTTGGAAGGGAAAGACAGTACTGGTATTGTCACTAGTGGATACGGTGCTAATATTCTCTTTCAATTGTCACATGCTTCCCCAAGTACTGGGAAAGTTGAATGTCGTTTGAGGAATAACAATGAATTATTGCagggaaaagaaagagatttTGGTTTGAGCTTGAACAGTAACAAGCTACTCGAAGTTAGACATGCCTCTTCTCATATGAATGTGGTACCAGATAAGAATTTGAGAAGAGACGGTTTATCAAAAGGGAAAAATGTTGTACAACTGCCGATTGGTATGGGAATGGTGACTCCTCAGCCAGAAAAGGAGTTATCTATTATAGGGAAGTTAGACCGGTCATTAAATAGCTTCAGGGATGCTCAGAAACATGTTAAAAATGATACAATCCAAAGCAAAAACACAACAAATTGGCCATTGGTTCTACAAAAGGGCAATAAGAGCTGTGATCTTTTCAGGTCAAATGTGTCTGAATGTGTACCAAGTCAATCTTCAAGGAAAGGAGTGAATTCTCTCGTACCAAATGTGTTTGAGCCAGGGAAATCTTTGAGGAAAGCAGCGAAATCCCTTTTTAGACGGCCACATGTGTCTGAAACAGATCAATCTCTGAGGAAAGGAGTTAAACCTCTTGTGAGAAAGACAAATGTTCCTGAAACACGTCAAACTTCGAGGAAAGGAATGATTTTTGATCTCAACCAAGGAATTTCTCAAACACCACCGATGTGGCAAGAGATTCAGAGCTCTTCAGATCTGCTTCAACGGGGAAATCTTCAAGTTCAAAAGCCAACG GAAACGGCCAGGAATCAGTATGCAAGGAGTCATCCCCAGACCCAAAGTAATTTGACGATCGAAAGAAATAGAAATGGAGGACTTAGATGGTTACATCCTGGATCAACTAGCTTCTATCCAGTTCATGCAAATGTAAATGCTGATGTTGGAGCTCTCAGAGGAAACGTTCTCCACTTATCTAATGTTAAAGCGAATAGTACTGAGATGGCGCATGTTCAGGAGATGCAGTTCAAACTATTCGGCGCTTCAACACAAATTCAGCAGAGACCATCAAACGCAGTGCAAGTTTCTGCTCCTGTCCCCGCCAAATGGGGGTTGCAGCATGGCGAAGGACCAAAACCTGTATGGTTTCCTACTGGACAGAACATATCATTTGGACATGATAATCCCAAAACGGTTCTCGAACAACCTTCTGGCTCAGTTCAGAAGGGTCGGACCATTAGTGATATAAAGACTAAGGAATCGCATTGTTCAAACAAGACCGGAAACCCAGGTGTGGGGCCTTCAAACTTCAAACAGAGACCTTTCTCTCCCTGCATCAACCACCCACCGATTCAAAGTATCCTCTTCAATGGATCGTTTTTGTCATATAATAAATCCTCTAGTGTTCATATGAGTGGTTATGCTGCAGGTCAGAGCTCCCAACAGCCTATTCCTTACTTTAATG CTCAAGAATCTCTTCAACCTCAAGTACAAGAGGAAAAAAGGAAGTGTCGTGCACCCGCACGACTCGGCGGAACAAACTTGTCGCAGTCAAGAGGCCTCCTGCGCACCATTAGAGTTCCCGAGTCAAGAGGAATTTTCGGTGCATCATGTTCTAAAGTTGTTCCGCTACAGGATGATAATGCTTACAAATCATTGAACGCAGAGGGCTGTAGTACTCGTGTAGCTGTACTGCCTGTTAGCAGAATTCCTGAAAAGGCAGAAAAGGATCCTCCTTGCCTTTTCAATCAAAATCCTGCTGACATTGCCCATGCCGATGATGAAACGTACATGAGAACTGTTACGGATCAACGAGTTCGTGACAAGAGTGAGTTGAAAGAGAAAACTGGACATGCACATTTGGATGGGCGGAAGCGgcaaaggagaaaagaaagaccAGGGAGAATGCCGCTAGCATGCCGTGCATCCTAA
- the LOC132635640 gene encoding uncharacterized protein LOC132635640 isoform X1 has product MENSATSVRTGAISIGLNLPMPVKEKGDCQHFCLRQYVAEMKKKDMQICSPFGSSSKPEEKLPPLDTSDGEFISSLKRNKMICNVVGAETVKAGIDETVKAGGGTGSEGVRIEKIGDPATEVIASKQCSAREIEPKSPVANPSNSSTKIAVTEPIPSNDGNDKAALHDSRDSEIDPEKEKSSRNGQRSTSNTSDQIVLGGSKEKALNMRNVKLCRSPSLGSRKGTEKTPKMRLLTDLLSEKVNLETSHANAERFSANTISLVPSETVAQPKDNVSVLENVGKGIKISRKKRNMSQEDASKLGMNLDGKMAKRMKALNQNQNAERSPMEIKVTDSRSGENGSDRERLQSGSRSVKNKHISDKDSGVSRKKHKQAQVVGGYSHQMPLEGKDSTGIVTSGYGANILFQLSHASPSTGKVECRLRNNNELLQGKERDFGLSLNSNKLLEVRHASSHMNVVPDKNLRRDGLSKGKNVVQLPIGMGMVTPQPEKELSIIGKLDRSLNSFRDAQKHVKNDTIQSKNTTNWPLVLQKGNKSCDLFRSNVSECVPSQSSRKGVNSLVPNVFEPGKSLRKAAKSLFRRPHVSETDQSLRKGVKPLVRKTNVPETRQTSRKGMIFDLNQGISQTPPMWQEIQSSSDLLQRGNLQVQKPTETARNQYARSHPQTQSNLTIERNRNGGLRWLHPGSTSFYPVHANVNADVGALRGNVLHLSNVKANSTEMAHVQEMQFKLFGASTQIQQRPSNAVQVSAPVPAKWGLQHGEGPKPVWFPTGQNISFGHDNPKTVLEQPSGSVQKGRTISDIKTKESHCSNKTGNPGVGPSNFKQRPFSPCINHPPIQSILFNGSFLSYNKSSSVHMSGYAAGQSSQQPIPYFNAQESLQPQVQEEKRKCRAPARLGGTNLSQSRGLLRTIRVPESRGIFGASCSKVVPLQDDNAYKSLNAEGCSTRVAVLPVSRIPEKAEKDPPCLFNQNPADIAHADDETYMRTVTDQRVRDKSELKEKTGHAHLDGRKRQRRKERPGRMPLACRAS; this is encoded by the exons ATGGAGAATAGCGCCACGTCGGTACGAACTGGAGCGATATCGATAGGTCTTAATCTTCCAATGCCGGTGAAGGAGAAAGGAGATTGTCAGCATTTTTGTCTACG TCAATATGTTGCTGAGATGAAAAAGAAGGACATGCAAATTTGTTCACCTTTTGGATCAAGCAGTAAGCCCGAGGAGAAACTTCCTCCTCTAGATACTAGTGACGGTGAGTTCATCTCGTCGTTGAAACGCAACAAAATGATATGCAATGTGGTTGGAGCTGAGACTGTAAAAGCTGGTATAGATGAGACTGTAAAAGCTG GTGGTGGAACTGGATCTGAAGGTGTTAGAATAGAGAAGATTGGCGATCCAGCTACCGAGGTGATAGCATCTAAGCAATGTTCAGCTCGAGAAATAGAACCTAAGAGCCCAG TTGCTAATCCGTCGAACAGCAGTACAAAGATTGCAGTTACCGAGCCAATTCCCTCAAATGATGGAAATGACAAAGCAGCTCTTCATGACAGTAGAGATAGTGAAATTGATCCAGAGAAAGAAAAAAGCTCTCGAAATGGACAGAGATCTACTTCAAACACTTCAGATCAAATAGTTCTTGGTGGCAGCAAAGAAAAGGCTCTTAATATGAGAAATGTCAAGTTATGTAGATCACCTTCTCTTGGATCGAGAAAAGGAACTGAAAAAACTCCAAAAATGCGGTTGCTGACTGACTTGTTAAGTGAAAAAGTCAATTTGGAGACGAGTCATGCCAATGCAGAACGATTTTCAGCGAATACCATTTCCCTGGTGCCTTCTGAGACAGTTGCTCAACCTAAGGATAACGTGTCTGTTCTTGAAAATGTAGGCAAAGGTATCAAGATTTCTCGGAAGAAAAGGAATATGTCTCAAGAAGACGCCTCCAAGTTAGGGATGAACCTAGACGGTAAGATGGCTAAAAGAATGAAGGCgttaaatcaaaatcaaaatgcTGAGAGGAGTCCCATGGAAATTAAAGTTACTGATTCACGTTCAGGAGAGAATGGATCTGATAGAGAACGTCTACAGAGTGGTAGCAGAAGTGTGAAGAATAAGCATATAAGTGACAAGGATTCTGGAGTAAGTAGAAAGAAACATAAGCAGGCTCAAGTTGTCGGTGGATATTCTCATCAAATGCCCTTGGAAGGGAAAGACAGTACTGGTATTGTCACTAGTGGATACGGTGCTAATATTCTCTTTCAATTGTCACATGCTTCCCCAAGTACTGGGAAAGTTGAATGTCGTTTGAGGAATAACAATGAATTATTGCagggaaaagaaagagatttTGGTTTGAGCTTGAACAGTAACAAGCTACTCGAAGTTAGACATGCCTCTTCTCATATGAATGTGGTACCAGATAAGAATTTGAGAAGAGACGGTTTATCAAAAGGGAAAAATGTTGTACAACTGCCGATTGGTATGGGAATGGTGACTCCTCAGCCAGAAAAGGAGTTATCTATTATAGGGAAGTTAGACCGGTCATTAAATAGCTTCAGGGATGCTCAGAAACATGTTAAAAATGATACAATCCAAAGCAAAAACACAACAAATTGGCCATTGGTTCTACAAAAGGGCAATAAGAGCTGTGATCTTTTCAGGTCAAATGTGTCTGAATGTGTACCAAGTCAATCTTCAAGGAAAGGAGTGAATTCTCTCGTACCAAATGTGTTTGAGCCAGGGAAATCTTTGAGGAAAGCAGCGAAATCCCTTTTTAGACGGCCACATGTGTCTGAAACAGATCAATCTCTGAGGAAAGGAGTTAAACCTCTTGTGAGAAAGACAAATGTTCCTGAAACACGTCAAACTTCGAGGAAAGGAATGATTTTTGATCTCAACCAAGGAATTTCTCAAACACCACCGATGTGGCAAGAGATTCAGAGCTCTTCAGATCTGCTTCAACGGGGAAATCTTCAAGTTCAAAAGCCAACG GAAACGGCCAGGAATCAGTATGCAAGGAGTCATCCCCAGACCCAAAGTAATTTGACGATCGAAAGAAATAGAAATGGAGGACTTAGATGGTTACATCCTGGATCAACTAGCTTCTATCCAGTTCATGCAAATGTAAATGCTGATGTTGGAGCTCTCAGAGGAAACGTTCTCCACTTATCTAATGTTAAAGCGAATAGTACTGAGATGGCGCATGTTCAGGAGATGCAGTTCAAACTATTCGGCGCTTCAACACAAATTCAGCAGAGACCATCAAACGCAGTGCAAGTTTCTGCTCCTGTCCCCGCCAAATGGGGGTTGCAGCATGGCGAAGGACCAAAACCTGTATGGTTTCCTACTGGACAGAACATATCATTTGGACATGATAATCCCAAAACGGTTCTCGAACAACCTTCTGGCTCAGTTCAGAAGGGTCGGACCATTAGTGATATAAAGACTAAGGAATCGCATTGTTCAAACAAGACCGGAAACCCAGGTGTGGGGCCTTCAAACTTCAAACAGAGACCTTTCTCTCCCTGCATCAACCACCCACCGATTCAAAGTATCCTCTTCAATGGATCGTTTTTGTCATATAATAAATCCTCTAGTGTTCATATGAGTGGTTATGCTGCAGGTCAGAGCTCCCAACAGCCTATTCCTTACTTTAATG CTCAAGAATCTCTTCAACCTCAAGTACAAGAGGAAAAAAGGAAGTGTCGTGCACCCGCACGACTCGGCGGAACAAACTTGTCGCAGTCAAGAGGCCTCCTGCGCACCATTAGAGTTCCCGAGTCAAGAGGAATTTTCGGTGCATCATGTTCTAAAGTTGTTCCGCTACAGGATGATAATGCTTACAAATCATTGAACGCAGAGGGCTGTAGTACTCGTGTAGCTGTACTGCCTGTTAGCAGAATTCCTGAAAAGGCAGAAAAGGATCCTCCTTGCCTTTTCAATCAAAATCCTGCTGACATTGCCCATGCCGATGATGAAACGTACATGAGAACTGTTACGGATCAACGAGTTCGTGACAAGAGTGAGTTGAAAGAGAAAACTGGACATGCACATTTGGATGGGCGGAAGCGgcaaaggagaaaagaaagaccAGGGAGAATGCCGCTAGCATGCCGTGCATCCTAA